In Elusimicrobiaceae bacterium, one genomic interval encodes:
- a CDS encoding polysaccharide biosynthesis/export family protein: MKRLLTYILVNTLLLAACSSSAPIRTSADNAQTINTQEVLQNLQQMRSSQSYRLQPGDLIEIQVFQEESMQRTLRINSTGRITFPLVGTLKLGGLSIEDAQNALVRALTKYIKNPQVSILVTEYGNKTVYVLGQVQKPAAIQIPPEKQLTVLEAITSVGGFTDIANTSKVRILRLQEGKQIALDVDVAQITKQGNKSLDVPLLPGDVVFVPQSMF; the protein is encoded by the coding sequence ATGAAGAGATTGCTTACTTATATTTTAGTCAATACATTACTCCTCGCCGCATGTAGCAGCAGTGCTCCCATACGTACTTCTGCAGATAATGCTCAAACGATTAACACACAAGAAGTATTACAAAATTTACAACAAATGCGCTCGTCTCAATCATACCGCTTGCAACCGGGCGATCTAATTGAAATTCAGGTATTTCAAGAAGAAAGCATGCAACGCACCTTACGTATTAATAGCACAGGACGCATTACTTTTCCGTTAGTAGGCACTCTTAAATTAGGCGGTTTGTCTATTGAAGACGCGCAAAATGCTTTAGTCAGAGCGCTCACCAAATACATCAAAAATCCGCAAGTGTCTATTTTAGTAACGGAATATGGCAATAAAACCGTCTATGTATTGGGCCAAGTACAAAAACCGGCCGCTATACAAATCCCGCCCGAGAAACAACTCACTGTTTTGGAAGCGATTACGTCGGTAGGTGGGTTTACCGATATTGCCAACACGTCTAAAGTACGTATTTTGCGCTTGCAAGAGGGAAAACAAATCGCTTTAGATGTAGATGTGGCCCAAATTACCAAACAAGGGAACAAATCGTTAGATGTCCCCTTATTGCCGGGAGATGTGGTGTTTGTTCCACAG